ATTATTACTAAAGAATTTAACAATATTATCTTCTTTAAAATCATTAGTATGAAACCTTAACATTCTTTCAATATAAGTTGTTACTGTTGTCTTGTAAATTGATTCAAAATCATTTCCATTTGCTAGTAAACTTCTTGCTTTATATACGGTAATGTGTTTTACATCTTTCCCATTTACTTGAGCATTTTCAGAAGAAAAAATAAATCCAAAGTTCTTTCTATTTATGGAATTTTTTATTTCATTTGTGAAACCTGATATCTCTTTAGCTAGAGTTGTTGTAACTCTTAAGGAATTGTCTGCTGCTTCTATATCAAACCTAATGCCTGGATATTCATAAGAAACATTTTTGTACGATTCGCGTAAAAATTCTGGGCATTGGTATGATGCTACAATTCCAGCAGCAATATAAGAACTCCCTATATATACCCCTTCTATCCAAAGTTTTAAAATGTCTTCCTTTTCCTTTGATAATTGAGCCGTTCCACCATCTGTAATAAGCATCTTTTTATCAATAATAACTCCAGACTTATCCTTAGGTATAATTGTAAAATTAGGTACGCAAGGTACTGCGAACTCGCTAAAATCATTGCGCATCAAAGGTGCACATTTATCTATAAATCTATCTATACCCTCAGTAGCTACGTGGTTAAATGTAGTATCCTCACCAGTTTGAAAGCTAAAGAATGTTTGTATCCTATAATTTCTAATAGTAGATAAAAGTAATGCTAAATCTTCCATTGAAGTTGTGTCTGATTTTTCGACTTGCTCATTCCCTTTGAATCTTTGCCTTTTAACTTTGCTCTTACTATGGCTTTCTAGTTCTATGGATGGAGCAATTCCAAACCAAATAGTATTAGTGAAATCATTTTTATCATTTACTGTATTTAAGTATGTAATAAGTCTTGATATATTCTTAGAATTTACCAATCTATTTACAGTTGTATTACTAACTAATAAAGTTGGTTGCATACCTTTATTTTTTGTCTTATATTGATTAAAAAACATCTTCACACCTACTAGCTTTTCAACTAATGGCTTAACTGTTTTTACAAAATCATCCTTAGCATTTTTATAGAACTCCAAATATGTGTTATAGTTTGTTACCTCTAATTCTAAGTTCACCCTACTTTCCATAGTTGATACTAGTGGACAAAATGTTCTTATAACTAGATCCTTTACATAACCTGTCTTTGTATCATTTACAACATCATAATCTTCCTCAAAGGCCTTTATAAGTCCTATATTAGCATTGTCATCTAAAGTAACAAGTGCCGTTTCTTCGTTTTTAGGTG
This window of the Clostridium estertheticum genome carries:
- a CDS encoding transcriptional regulator, translating into MEVVQQTNRTMLFEEINPQKLDIISVIGDTKGLNSLNDDKIKEINECFLVKSFDEFLDKFSPVVYSFYNASNQKVMYTLKKPENLSKEYITEIPINQSNDFLKMLFTLIDAKSAQGIANVDFKFENLLDMISPKKVMDDIKQSRKEIQYIYSKYEALEEGDPSKLDLADKLNYMFEEASCNYNNIMAMLPLAIEDIKTRLLLGEEDNKTDNSKFIIGALSMGENGELKVLEAPKNEETALVTLDDNANIGLIKAFEEDYDVVNDTKTGYVKDLVIRTFCPLVSTMESRVNLELEVTNYNTYLEFYKNAKDDFVKTVKPLVEKLVGVKMFFNQYKTKNKGMQPTLLVSNTTVNRLVNSKNISRLITYLNTVNDKNDFTNTIWFGIAPSIELESHSKSKVKRQRFKGNEQVEKSDTTSMEDLALLLSTIRNYRIQTFFSFQTGEDTTFNHVATEGIDRFIDKCAPLMRNDFSEFAVPCVPNFTIIPKDKSGVIIDKKMLITDGGTAQLSKEKEDILKLWIEGVYIGSSYIAAGIVASYQCPEFLRESYKNVSYEYPGIRFDIEAADNSLRVTTTLAKEISGFTNEIKNSINRKNFGFIFSSENAQVNGKDVKHITVYKARSLLANGNDFESIYKTTVTTYIERMLRFHTNDFKEDNIVKFFSNNPNSIKSKWVTNKGYINSIIQEGDDISFLIDEKSGTCNINIVFNGNVKNLEVEITRNAIIG